The following coding sequences are from one Halobacteriovorax sp. JY17 window:
- a CDS encoding Ig-like domain-containing protein, which produces MTKYWFKILLPLFVLGLLSSCVGEKKGKNPKCATGTAFDKLSQKCVNFGKAPTSTLDVVNLSEDDPITTFTLKYTDDNNDDASSCQVFDSESDIELRSPLLSTIYADVDALVSEVAKCANHINAMTFPVESANSLSLLALLETARDGVKSTDITTSMVAALNLFVTRVTNLANYCQSLSSLPTSQFYGESAVNELIEVSKKKEWIENRCYCAGGVCSSEIVLGKNLSGSYGVSYNISDGVDGTSLTKQLGINVVAVNDSPIAKDFYVTGNESTTVSAAPISFIIPAARDVEDDLSPFFSYQLVTAPTNGVISGCALANDGSLSTDRTCIYTPNDNDAGVVTAVGKENTLTIPTSAANNNLIFTSNVIGPQGNDIDIKLSQHPLLQTGSNVKVEVVGRAVTVYIEDNVTLINDIITAVNNDIEASSIVTASATNGINEAMGTTASSDMTSGGVAAFDNFTYKVSDGQSLSQNIGIITLDVFLQDDPPVAGTVPAASLIFNEDTTQTVRLSVTDSEGDTATACSVTPTNANIVVSTPCLCPAGELYCDVGLTPAENFVGTALFNWTITTTGTAGPQASISKLSPVTVNSVNDAPFAKSVAVDLGAESSTATPDSYIFNLSDSGASLGVDLDGDALNYELTSALGGATLTGCISGTVLLPGANCSYTPADGNMNGVATKATNTYVVGGGSIVFEALHAGENMNGVDIIIQDSVIADSLGTFVSVDSNSATDINVNVFINLGVTTLADISAAILADPYAGQLIATPTVVLGTTLATAGTITLAGAVNATDILEYKVTDSTGAIAYGSVHLNLTVTDDSPVVCPYSDFVDAPECGLAGCLGTTTPVSNIKPKSIGVLYYDKGSAVCYRSTGISSTNDWEIITDFTSIIEKKVVNQNGYVEIDNIRIDEGGADTVEDADTISIKDITIADGGMGLIPRKSANIQVFYDGASVALAPAVPGVGVPMTGTLPDGAASSDELPVKVKIIPSDGVTGTAVVTITFTDGVNDVDLAIPVEITDVAVQHKGWANIVAMGPKVDKSGNVKDANYVCNYSETKCDSGESCSGVSVPTANISADEVNAIYYEQPSVAKPNGQCYYASATGNSNWIPFNSYCNMTASYYDSACSTATCLDSAAPADEPENLNTFFTDLQYDSVNQIAQTTCYRSIGRALPSGAALSPAQIANSWQEYKGTGSVELRWNTMLLTGTGTISGFNIFRRLSLEEFDYKRPINKNLVTAFTNQYIDNSSNSKLGPVPDTVYFYEVVPVVSTGTPAQNVQIRSSDFDKIVLRVLVPGQNKVLVPRDIVNITQCGKLLDSSGSGSTYEYDSGLQTFTCPYEGPGDTGAVSGSTIYDFGRDLIVDRFEAGCPYTKSNEAIEACPTGLTNVATSGSCIGTVDPTVADGGGAITFGTPANQVYYNRTSGKCFQHDGATWNEFNTLSPARLATLVDRYANAELPPVVFSSQDTANNFCAEASTKAILGVCNVGGTFSIDGATGRCSDSTGGAYENYNNIVGRLPSRKEQVAYSDWDLTQISDSVASTREGGLSLNSNSKCNTSSANGLETFYTDSVTPISNTLFTLPGTLSSPIRSLMTGSAKTALCSSKYGVQDSVGNVTEWSSDRFYCDSFNCGGLFTGDIGYIGNGDDDFSPADGNTTNFSRYVFNGVTGPCIDTDVDGTCDGFLSTWIFDQKSNGASRFFTPMGLPAVTNYISDNPGEFINFFFEQIGISSGITSTKLHDDTIVVNQERLDVTNNPTNTDGLAGVVTGGSFLSSNGAGTYHLEMIANDDPAYNTRVDVGFRCVFPVSATNYVE; this is translated from the coding sequence ATGACAAAGTATTGGTTCAAAATTCTTTTACCACTTTTTGTTCTAGGCCTTCTTTCTTCATGCGTTGGAGAAAAAAAGGGAAAGAATCCAAAATGTGCAACGGGAACAGCTTTTGATAAGCTGAGCCAGAAGTGCGTTAATTTTGGTAAGGCCCCTACTTCGACTCTTGATGTTGTTAATCTCTCTGAAGATGATCCAATTACAACTTTTACTTTAAAATATACAGATGACAACAATGACGATGCTTCAAGTTGTCAGGTTTTTGATAGTGAGTCTGATATCGAATTAAGATCTCCGCTTTTGTCGACGATTTATGCAGATGTTGATGCATTGGTGAGTGAAGTTGCAAAGTGTGCAAATCATATCAATGCTATGACTTTTCCTGTAGAGAGTGCAAACTCTTTATCTCTTCTTGCTTTATTAGAAACTGCTCGAGATGGAGTAAAATCAACGGATATTACTACTAGTATGGTAGCAGCTCTTAACCTCTTTGTGACAAGAGTGACTAACCTTGCTAATTACTGCCAGTCCCTTTCAAGTCTACCAACCTCTCAATTCTACGGGGAATCAGCAGTAAACGAATTAATTGAAGTTTCAAAGAAGAAGGAGTGGATTGAGAATAGATGTTATTGCGCAGGAGGCGTATGTTCTTCTGAAATTGTTCTTGGGAAAAACCTAAGCGGCTCTTACGGCGTATCATATAATATTTCAGATGGAGTAGATGGAACCTCTCTAACAAAGCAACTTGGTATTAACGTAGTGGCGGTCAATGATAGTCCTATAGCTAAAGATTTCTATGTAACTGGTAATGAGAGCACCACAGTATCTGCTGCGCCAATTTCTTTTATTATCCCAGCAGCGAGAGATGTAGAAGATGATCTTTCTCCGTTCTTTAGTTACCAGCTTGTTACTGCTCCTACAAACGGAGTTATTTCTGGTTGTGCTCTTGCAAATGATGGATCTTTAAGCACTGATAGAACTTGTATTTATACTCCTAATGACAATGACGCAGGAGTAGTTACTGCTGTTGGTAAAGAAAATACATTAACAATTCCAACTTCGGCAGCAAATAATAATTTAATTTTCACTTCAAACGTTATTGGCCCTCAGGGTAATGACATTGATATTAAACTCTCTCAACATCCTCTTCTTCAAACTGGTAGTAATGTTAAAGTTGAAGTAGTAGGTCGAGCGGTGACTGTTTATATTGAAGATAATGTCACTTTGATTAATGACATTATTACCGCAGTAAACAACGATATAGAAGCATCATCAATTGTGACAGCTTCTGCAACTAATGGAATTAACGAAGCTATGGGAACTACTGCTAGTAGTGACATGACTTCTGGTGGAGTAGCTGCTTTTGACAACTTTACTTACAAAGTAAGTGATGGACAGTCGTTGAGTCAGAATATCGGGATCATTACGCTAGATGTATTTTTACAAGATGACCCTCCTGTCGCAGGAACAGTTCCAGCGGCTTCCTTAATATTTAATGAAGACACTACTCAAACGGTTAGGCTTTCTGTTACTGATTCTGAAGGTGATACCGCAACGGCCTGTAGCGTGACTCCTACAAACGCTAATATAGTAGTTAGTACTCCTTGTTTGTGTCCTGCGGGCGAACTTTATTGTGATGTAGGCTTAACTCCTGCAGAAAACTTTGTAGGAACGGCTCTATTTAACTGGACTATTACAACTACGGGGACGGCAGGTCCTCAGGCGTCTATAAGTAAATTATCTCCTGTAACCGTTAATAGTGTTAATGATGCTCCATTTGCTAAGAGTGTTGCTGTTGATTTAGGTGCAGAGTCTAGTACTGCAACCCCTGATTCTTATATTTTTAATTTATCCGATAGTGGTGCTTCTCTTGGAGTTGATCTTGATGGGGATGCTCTAAATTATGAACTCACAAGCGCTCTTGGTGGAGCAACTTTGACGGGATGTATTTCTGGAACAGTCCTTCTTCCTGGAGCAAATTGTTCTTACACTCCTGCTGATGGAAATATGAACGGGGTTGCTACAAAGGCAACTAATACTTATGTTGTTGGCGGTGGAAGTATTGTTTTTGAAGCTCTTCACGCTGGAGAGAATATGAATGGTGTAGATATCATTATTCAGGACTCTGTCATTGCTGATAGTTTAGGAACATTTGTTTCTGTTGATAGTAATTCTGCTACAGATATTAATGTTAATGTCTTTATAAATTTAGGTGTAACAACTCTTGCCGATATTTCAGCCGCAATTCTAGCGGATCCTTATGCAGGACAATTAATCGCGACTCCAACAGTGGTCCTGGGAACTACTCTTGCTACTGCTGGAACAATTACATTAGCAGGAGCTGTGAATGCTACAGATATTTTAGAATACAAAGTTACAGACTCTACTGGTGCTATTGCATATGGTTCAGTTCATTTAAATTTAACAGTAACAGATGACTCACCAGTTGTTTGCCCTTATTCTGACTTTGTTGACGCTCCTGAGTGTGGTCTTGCTGGATGTCTTGGAACTACAACTCCAGTTTCTAATATTAAACCAAAGAGTATCGGTGTTCTCTATTATGATAAGGGATCAGCTGTTTGTTATAGAAGTACAGGTATTTCTTCAACTAATGATTGGGAAATTATCACTGACTTCACAAGTATTATTGAAAAGAAAGTCGTCAATCAAAATGGTTATGTTGAAATAGATAATATTAGAATTGATGAGGGGGGAGCAGATACTGTTGAAGATGCAGATACTATCTCTATTAAAGACATCACAATTGCTGATGGTGGAATGGGACTAATTCCTAGAAAGTCCGCCAATATTCAAGTCTTCTATGATGGAGCTTCTGTTGCCCTCGCTCCGGCCGTTCCTGGAGTAGGTGTTCCTATGACTGGAACTCTTCCTGACGGTGCCGCTAGTTCAGATGAACTGCCAGTTAAAGTAAAAATCATTCCAAGTGATGGGGTTACTGGGACTGCTGTTGTAACAATTACTTTTACTGATGGTGTGAACGATGTGGATCTCGCCATTCCTGTTGAGATTACTGATGTCGCCGTTCAACATAAGGGATGGGCGAATATCGTGGCAATGGGTCCTAAGGTCGATAAGAGTGGAAATGTAAAAGATGCTAATTATGTTTGTAATTATAGTGAAACAAAGTGCGATAGTGGAGAGTCTTGTTCTGGTGTAAGCGTTCCTACTGCCAATATTTCCGCCGACGAAGTAAACGCTATCTACTACGAACAACCATCTGTTGCTAAGCCTAATGGGCAGTGCTACTACGCAAGTGCAACGGGAAATTCAAACTGGATTCCTTTCAATTCATATTGTAACATGACGGCTAGCTACTACGATTCAGCTTGTTCAACTGCAACTTGCTTAGATAGTGCAGCACCTGCTGATGAACCAGAGAATCTTAACACATTCTTTACAGACCTTCAGTACGATAGTGTTAATCAAATTGCACAGACGACTTGCTATAGATCTATTGGTAGAGCTCTTCCTTCTGGAGCAGCTCTAAGCCCAGCTCAAATTGCAAACTCCTGGCAAGAGTATAAAGGGACAGGATCAGTTGAGCTCCGTTGGAATACAATGCTCTTAACAGGGACGGGAACAATTAGTGGTTTTAATATTTTCAGAAGACTTTCTCTTGAAGAGTTTGATTACAAGAGACCAATTAATAAGAACCTAGTTACAGCTTTTACAAATCAGTATATTGATAATAGTTCTAATTCTAAATTAGGACCTGTTCCAGATACTGTTTATTTTTATGAAGTTGTTCCTGTTGTTTCGACAGGTACGCCTGCGCAAAATGTTCAAATTAGATCTTCTGACTTTGATAAAATTGTTCTAAGAGTATTAGTACCTGGACAAAATAAAGTTCTTGTTCCAAGAGATATCGTAAATATCACTCAATGTGGTAAGTTGTTAGACTCTTCGGGGTCTGGAAGTACCTACGAGTATGACTCAGGACTTCAAACCTTTACTTGTCCATACGAAGGTCCTGGAGATACTGGAGCAGTTTCTGGTTCAACTATTTATGACTTTGGCAGAGATCTTATTGTAGATAGATTTGAAGCAGGCTGTCCATACACTAAGAGTAATGAAGCGATTGAAGCTTGTCCTACAGGGTTAACAAATGTTGCAACTAGTGGAAGCTGTATTGGAACTGTTGATCCAACTGTAGCTGATGGCGGAGGGGCGATCACTTTTGGAACTCCTGCTAATCAAGTCTACTATAATAGAACCAGTGGAAAATGCTTTCAGCACGATGGGGCGACGTGGAATGAATTTAATACATTAAGTCCTGCGAGACTTGCAACTCTTGTAGATAGATATGCAAATGCTGAGTTACCTCCTGTTGTTTTCTCTTCCCAGGATACAGCAAATAATTTCTGTGCAGAAGCTTCGACTAAAGCAATTCTTGGAGTTTGTAATGTTGGGGGAACATTCTCAATTGATGGAGCCACGGGAAGATGTTCAGATTCCACAGGGGGCGCATATGAGAATTATAATAATATAGTAGGACGACTACCTTCTAGAAAAGAGCAGGTTGCTTATTCTGACTGGGACTTAACTCAAATATCTGACTCTGTTGCAAGCACAAGAGAGGGTGGACTTTCATTAAACTCTAATTCAAAGTGTAATACGAGTTCTGCTAACGGTCTGGAAACATTCTATACCGATAGTGTGACTCCTATTTCAAATACACTCTTTACTTTACCGGGGACTCTTTCAAGTCCAATTCGTTCTCTTATGACAGGTTCTGCAAAGACAGCTCTTTGTTCTTCTAAGTATGGAGTTCAAGATTCAGTTGGGAATGTAACAGAGTGGTCTAGTGATAGATTCTACTGTGATAGTTTTAATTGTGGAGGACTCTTCACTGGAGACATTGGTTATATTGGAAACGGAGACGATGACTTCTCTCCAGCTGATGGAAATACAACTAACTTCTCAAGGTATGTCTTCAATGGTGTTACTGGTCCTTGTATTGATACTGATGTTGATGGGACTTGTGATGGATTCTTATCAACGTGGATCTTTGATCAAAAGTCTAACGGAGCTTCAAGGTTCTTTACTCCAATGGGGCTTCCTGCAGTGACGAATTATATATCAGATAATCCTGGTGAGTTTATTAATTTTTTCTTTGAGCAAATTGGTATATCGAGTGGTATTACTTCGACAAAACTACATGATGATACGATTGTAGTAAATCAAGAGCGCTTAGATGTGACTAATAATCCTACTAATACGGATGGCCTTGCTGGAGTTGTAACTGGTGGTAGTTTTCTATCTAGTAATGGTGCGGGAACGTATCATCTAGAAATGATTGCCAATGATGACCCAGCGTATAATACACGTGTTGATGTTGGCTTTAGATGTGTATTCCCTGTGTCGGCCACTAATTACGTTGAGTAG
- a CDS encoding DUF4105 domain-containing protein, whose product MKIILLFLLFFSKSIFSQEVDSVEFLQWYAQKKELYTSSKKYIQRLKKKIANNQVIGLELIIASATDERVESKFGHSLFRFVDNDDDPGNDITISFVADVNGPKASNIGGVIGKYGVYPEVKSLRLFVNQYVKEESRPLERHLIPSNSQMQQALMDALDDWWNEIHIAKETIYKKALKEAKDDALKKAEKLFGEDNYELFEIKFFDEEFKVERIHSFGLLEKEEVPFENNEKRDAALYRQAYTRAYNLLDVEAHDIVLNLFQEVWKVESSTDILSLETLDLKVATDLAQQKFSTDRIKLFQKFNQALEPIGYYAMTLEYLENISILKRASIELSIKNLEIKSAASEDLGKYTFFSNNCAGAVIKFLKKANFPHKRVVGIQGRVPVKLNKWMSRSLLVPYPSKIIEGAQKLNHKIARILGFSDKDFISYTFPIHQWKIISKYISDSDKFLFFDLYDQVISTEYSNLVRSEIEPLKAPKYHQIYGLEILSPKLYQLCSSKKCALEIESELKRTWSKKEIKEVKKLVHRTGNNTFIYEGLKNRPEVLTHLKLLKYIPLDFSKK is encoded by the coding sequence ATGAAAATAATTCTTCTCTTTTTACTGTTTTTTTCAAAGAGTATCTTCTCACAAGAAGTTGACTCTGTTGAATTTCTTCAATGGTACGCTCAAAAGAAGGAACTCTATACGAGTTCAAAGAAATATATTCAAAGGCTTAAAAAGAAAATCGCTAACAATCAAGTTATTGGTCTCGAATTAATAATCGCTTCGGCCACAGATGAGCGAGTTGAATCTAAGTTTGGACATTCACTTTTCCGCTTTGTAGATAATGATGATGATCCGGGAAATGATATTACTATAAGTTTTGTAGCCGATGTTAATGGTCCTAAAGCAAGTAATATTGGCGGAGTTATTGGGAAGTATGGTGTTTATCCTGAAGTGAAATCTCTGCGACTCTTTGTGAATCAATATGTAAAAGAAGAGTCCCGCCCACTTGAAAGACACCTTATTCCTTCTAATTCACAGATGCAACAGGCCCTTATGGATGCTCTAGATGATTGGTGGAATGAAATTCATATTGCAAAAGAGACCATTTATAAAAAGGCACTTAAAGAAGCAAAAGATGATGCGCTAAAGAAGGCAGAAAAACTCTTTGGAGAAGATAATTATGAGCTCTTTGAAATTAAATTCTTTGATGAAGAATTTAAAGTTGAGAGAATTCATTCTTTTGGACTGCTAGAGAAGGAAGAAGTTCCTTTTGAAAATAATGAAAAAAGAGATGCTGCTCTTTATAGGCAGGCATACACAAGGGCCTACAACCTTTTAGATGTTGAAGCTCATGATATCGTCCTCAATCTTTTCCAAGAAGTATGGAAAGTAGAAAGTAGTACAGATATTTTGAGTCTAGAAACACTGGACTTAAAAGTTGCTACAGACTTAGCTCAGCAGAAGTTCTCTACAGATAGGATAAAGCTCTTTCAAAAATTTAATCAAGCTCTTGAGCCCATTGGATACTATGCCATGACTCTTGAGTACTTAGAGAATATCTCCATTCTAAAAAGAGCATCAATTGAACTCTCTATAAAGAATTTAGAAATAAAGAGCGCTGCTTCTGAGGATCTTGGAAAGTATACTTTCTTTTCTAATAATTGTGCCGGAGCTGTTATCAAATTCTTAAAGAAAGCCAACTTTCCCCATAAGAGAGTTGTTGGCATTCAAGGTCGAGTACCGGTTAAGTTAAATAAATGGATGAGTAGATCATTATTAGTTCCATACCCTTCTAAAATAATAGAAGGTGCTCAGAAACTAAATCATAAGATTGCACGAATCCTTGGTTTCTCTGATAAGGATTTTATCTCCTACACCTTTCCAATTCATCAATGGAAGATTATCTCAAAGTACATCAGCGACTCTGACAAATTTCTTTTTTTTGACTTATACGATCAAGTTATTTCAACTGAGTATTCAAACTTAGTGAGAAGTGAAATAGAGCCATTAAAAGCTCCAAAGTACCATCAAATTTACGGTCTAGAGATCTTATCACCAAAACTCTATCAACTCTGTTCGTCTAAAAAGTGCGCGTTAGAGATAGAGAGCGAGCTAAAAAGAACGTGGTCAAAAAAAGAGATTAAGGAAGTAAAAAAACTTGTACATCGTACAGGAAATAATACATTTATATATGAAGGCTTAAAGAATAGACCAGAAGTCCTGACTCATCTAAAACTCTTGAAGTATATTCCCCTAGACTTTTCAAAGAAATAA
- a CDS encoding polysaccharide deacetylase family protein: MKFKDFLKSISILCISLHLQADFDKKDVFVEWDSGRLQQLDENVSVFSKSAKEPTFLTIDISKKNLNLKEDNILFNLMVDDIRNLDGLEIRLMESRKSNDYLAFNIPIFFDYEFNLLQSSTRTKIALSGANLTAVGKPLKKINYVTFYFSAKKPETRFTLWSVDTTKKKSKGVLSLTFDDGPQDNLLAAKILKKYNIPATAYIMPNSLNTKGFLTTSELKFLSKQNWDIDSHHEIPFTHFNQKVLRREIDEIHSFLKKNKYKSSNYHLAYPLGKTNSSAVSVVSSKFATARLASGGIETIPPADLYKLRAFNVLKTTTPKELKEIIQRTRENNQWLILMFHHIKESATDEIDYSTSNFRELAKIISSSNIEILTMNQVWEKYLK; the protein is encoded by the coding sequence ATGAAATTCAAAGATTTTTTAAAGTCTATTAGTATTCTTTGCATCTCACTTCATCTGCAGGCAGATTTCGACAAGAAAGATGTATTTGTGGAGTGGGACTCTGGAAGGCTTCAACAGCTAGATGAAAATGTCAGCGTATTTTCTAAAAGTGCAAAAGAGCCGACCTTTCTAACAATTGATATTTCTAAAAAGAATCTTAACTTGAAAGAAGATAATATACTCTTTAATCTCATGGTTGACGATATAAGAAATCTAGATGGTTTAGAAATAAGACTCATGGAAAGCAGAAAGTCTAATGACTACCTAGCTTTTAATATTCCAATCTTCTTTGATTATGAATTTAATCTTCTTCAATCTTCAACTAGAACCAAGATCGCTCTATCTGGTGCAAATCTTACTGCAGTAGGAAAACCCCTTAAGAAAATTAATTATGTAACTTTCTACTTCTCAGCGAAGAAGCCGGAGACCAGATTTACACTCTGGTCGGTAGATACAACAAAGAAAAAGAGCAAAGGAGTACTCAGTCTAACATTTGACGATGGTCCCCAAGATAATCTCCTCGCGGCAAAAATACTAAAAAAATATAATATTCCAGCGACTGCTTATATTATGCCTAATTCACTAAACACAAAAGGCTTCTTAACTACGAGTGAGCTAAAGTTCCTCTCTAAGCAAAACTGGGATATCGACTCTCATCATGAAATACCTTTTACACACTTTAATCAAAAAGTCCTAAGACGAGAAATTGACGAAATTCATAGTTTTTTAAAGAAGAATAAATATAAGAGCTCCAATTATCATCTGGCCTACCCCCTAGGGAAAACGAATAGTAGCGCAGTAAGTGTTGTCAGCTCTAAGTTTGCGACAGCAAGGCTGGCTTCAGGAGGAATTGAAACAATCCCTCCTGCTGACCTTTATAAGCTTCGGGCCTTTAATGTTTTAAAAACAACAACTCCCAAAGAGCTTAAAGAGATTATCCAAAGAACAAGAGAAAATAATCAATGGCTTATTCTAATGTTTCACCATATTAAAGAAAGTGCGACAGATGAAATAGATTATTCAACCAGCAATTTTAGAGAACTTGCAAAAATCATAAGTTCTTCTAATATTGAAATTTTAACCATGAATCAAGTCTGGGAAAAATACTTAAAATGA
- a CDS encoding ParA family protein, which produces MGIFFNKNREKRPTGKGKVISFLNQKGGVGKTTMAFNTAHALAQNGSSVLCIDMDPQANLSYLFEIETKEQGLTSIFQLLVNSVRELAPLHRPSLWTDCVCKSGKIDILPAGQDLSGFELTVAGISSPRQLILKKFIEMNALKTVYDYIVIDGPPTLGLLVVNILCASDGALVPFRPDEFSYKGLSHFYEVLEDINDMEISNIPDVLAHIPNLMDSRRKQEGEDLEMISKSLGEDAVVVEPFLNKAQLVKSQSMKKSVFDFNSKEFLPLQNQFSEMAQIITDWKAEQLHE; this is translated from the coding sequence ATGGGAATCTTTTTTAATAAGAATAGAGAAAAAAGACCTACTGGAAAAGGTAAAGTCATAAGTTTTCTAAACCAAAAAGGTGGTGTGGGAAAAACGACAATGGCCTTTAATACTGCTCACGCTCTAGCGCAAAATGGATCAAGCGTTCTCTGCATTGATATGGACCCTCAGGCAAATTTAAGTTACTTATTTGAAATTGAAACAAAAGAGCAGGGGCTAACAAGTATTTTTCAATTACTTGTGAACTCTGTCCGTGAACTTGCTCCGTTGCATCGTCCATCTCTTTGGACGGACTGTGTTTGTAAGTCGGGAAAAATTGATATTCTTCCTGCCGGCCAAGACCTCTCTGGCTTTGAATTAACTGTTGCTGGAATTTCTAGCCCGAGACAGTTAATTCTTAAAAAGTTTATTGAGATGAATGCTCTTAAAACTGTCTATGATTATATCGTTATCGATGGACCTCCAACGCTAGGTCTGCTTGTTGTAAATATTCTCTGCGCCAGTGATGGAGCTCTCGTTCCGTTTAGGCCCGATGAATTTTCATATAAGGGCTTAAGTCACTTCTATGAAGTATTAGAAGATATCAATGATATGGAGATTTCAAATATCCCAGACGTTCTCGCCCATATTCCTAACTTAATGGATAGTAGAAGAAAGCAAGAAGGTGAGGACCTTGAAATGATTTCTAAATCTCTTGGTGAAGATGCAGTTGTTGTTGAGCCATTTTTAAATAAAGCACAGCTTGTAAAAAGTCAGTCTATGAAGAAATCTGTCTTTGATTTTAATTCCAAAGAATTTCTACCTCTTCAAAATCAATTTAGTGAAATGGCACAAATTATTACAGACTGGAAAGCGGAGCAATTACATGAGTAA
- a CDS encoding response regulator yields MVNSNDLEKKVDKKKIVVIDDELVTRKIVERALEKTFDVYIVTNIFESIRVCEIQMPDLILLDLLMPSVDGFEILQLLKHHATLCDTPVICMSSTEVKEDRERVRAQGAIGFIKKPITIKTLSFDINQILDSVTNIISSKKNKVDFITSFNLAEKDKYINSIISNIPKGEKVIFLSWTRGDYFYEENESVRNLIDDESLVFLEIKPTLITKFSYMQELIPLLDDLIGLSGQEHRESHLVFDEPRNLLNIQNTDKSISQAYKISQIFHNTFKQITYINSRPKEDSEQLFLNKIGKILVGNRK; encoded by the coding sequence TTGGTTAATTCAAATGATCTTGAAAAGAAGGTTGATAAGAAGAAAATTGTCGTTATTGACGATGAGTTAGTGACAAGGAAAATAGTTGAAAGAGCGCTTGAAAAGACTTTCGATGTTTATATTGTCACTAATATTTTTGAATCGATCAGGGTTTGCGAAATACAAATGCCTGATCTTATTCTTTTAGACTTACTAATGCCAAGTGTAGATGGTTTTGAAATCTTACAACTCTTAAAGCATCATGCAACTCTCTGTGATACACCTGTTATCTGCATGAGCTCTACTGAGGTGAAAGAAGATCGAGAAAGGGTTAGAGCGCAAGGAGCAATAGGGTTTATTAAAAAGCCTATTACCATTAAAACACTCTCTTTTGATATCAATCAAATTCTTGATTCAGTGACTAATATTATTTCTTCAAAGAAGAATAAAGTCGATTTTATTACATCTTTTAATTTAGCAGAGAAAGATAAGTATATTAATTCAATAATATCTAATATCCCTAAGGGGGAGAAGGTTATCTTTCTATCATGGACTAGGGGAGACTACTTCTATGAAGAGAATGAATCTGTAAGGAATCTAATTGATGATGAGAGCCTCGTCTTCTTAGAAATTAAACCCACTCTAATAACTAAGTTCTCGTATATGCAGGAATTAATACCTCTCTTAGATGATTTGATAGGACTTTCTGGACAAGAGCATAGAGAGTCTCACTTAGTTTTTGATGAGCCTAGAAATCTATTGAATATTCAAAATACTGATAAGAGTATCTCTCAGGCCTATAAAATTTCTCAGATATTTCACAATACTTTCAAACAAATTACTTATATTAATTCAAGACCTAAAGAAGATAGTGAACAACTCTTTTTAAATAAGATTGGAAAAATTCTAGTGGGAAATAGAAAGTAA